From the genome of Nodosilinea sp. PGN35, one region includes:
- a CDS encoding photosystem II reaction center protein I: MLTLKIVVYLVVTFFVALFVFGFLSGDPSRNPGRQDMD; this comes from the coding sequence ATGCTCACCCTTAAGATTGTGGTTTATCTGGTGGTCACTTTTTTTGTGGCCCTGTTTGTGTTTGGCTTTTTGAGCGGTGACCCCTCCCGCAATCCCGGCCGCCAAGATATGGACTAG
- a CDS encoding DUF3769 domain-containing protein, with translation MPPSPEPTEVVLASAVAASQPGLDGQEGAIHSGSAPGAAAPPLWRGISVLLASDTDSAPLVPGPTDAVPLRSPTAPEGDGGAIEAVPLVPEAGPAVPASAQPEAAPAGTELEPSGPEGMEPQMSEPDSLELENSDPSAADAAELPTEGVGSILLRADRQEFEPLRQIVTATGDVLVQFGTGQIAADRLWANLVNRHLRAEGNVFFNRNNQIIEGATATYNLLQGAGSITESRGELQLSTLEDDFSTAANDLGQGAGIPLDYRLQNQRSISQVTSPGGVALATGSSQALLGGEQRPIERVRFEAEQVSFDADGWYAEQVRLTNDPFSPPELEFRADSVRLTPLNEEEEELVFENPRLVFDQGFSIPLFRRRFVLTRGQLPPDALNPLPTGLGIDGRDRDGFYVEAPLPLDIAGPLNLTIAPQFLVSRWLGNSNYNLADPANFGLVAQINGPLGPRTQVLGALSLSGLDLANFSERLRASLRTQQLLGTHRLSLEYSYRDRLFNGSLGFQDVQNTIGALLESPVVALGNSGINLTYQTSAQYVTANTDRPELLGPGAGIGLTSLFRFQGSVGLSRNFVLWRGQPLPATASEGLRYSPNPLVPSLGLGVGVRGGITYYTSNDLQESLDTSIGIAGQFGRLQRNFLDYTQFNIGYSRSVIGGDTSPFLFDRSVDQNVLTGGIVQQIYGPFLAGFQTAINIDSGRTIDTNLIFEYRRRAYGLLFTYNPTQETGFLGLRISGFDWEGRTAPFDAAPDTPSDVIVR, from the coding sequence GTGCCTCCATCTCCAGAACCCACCGAAGTCGTGCTGGCTTCAGCGGTGGCGGCCTCTCAGCCAGGGCTTGACGGGCAGGAGGGAGCGATCCACTCCGGCAGCGCCCCCGGTGCCGCTGCGCCCCCGCTGTGGCGCGGTATCTCTGTGCTGTTGGCGTCCGATACAGACTCAGCTCCGCTGGTGCCGGGGCCAACGGATGCCGTACCCCTCCGATCGCCTACGGCCCCCGAGGGCGATGGTGGTGCGATCGAAGCCGTACCCCTCGTCCCTGAGGCTGGGCCTGCTGTACCGGCAAGCGCCCAGCCAGAGGCTGCACCGGCAGGGACTGAACTAGAGCCCTCCGGGCCAGAGGGCATGGAGCCTCAGATGTCTGAGCCGGACAGTCTTGAGCTAGAGAATTCTGACCCCAGTGCTGCTGACGCAGCCGAGCTGCCGACTGAAGGGGTAGGCTCTATCTTGCTGCGGGCCGATCGCCAGGAGTTTGAGCCCCTTCGCCAGATTGTGACCGCCACGGGGGATGTGCTGGTGCAGTTTGGCACTGGCCAGATCGCCGCCGATCGGCTGTGGGCCAACTTGGTCAATCGCCATCTGCGGGCCGAGGGCAACGTTTTCTTCAACCGCAACAATCAAATCATTGAGGGGGCAACGGCCACCTACAACCTGCTGCAAGGGGCCGGCAGCATCACCGAGAGCCGGGGCGAGCTACAGCTGTCCACCCTAGAGGACGATTTTTCCACCGCTGCCAACGACTTGGGCCAGGGGGCCGGCATTCCCCTGGACTACCGCCTGCAAAACCAGCGATCGATTTCCCAAGTGACCAGCCCAGGGGGAGTCGCCCTGGCGACGGGCAGTTCCCAGGCGCTGCTGGGGGGTGAGCAGCGCCCGATTGAGCGAGTGCGGTTTGAGGCCGAGCAGGTTTCCTTTGATGCCGACGGCTGGTACGCCGAGCAGGTGCGGCTGACGAACGACCCTTTTTCGCCCCCCGAGCTGGAGTTTAGGGCCGATAGCGTGCGGCTGACCCCCCTAAACGAAGAGGAGGAGGAGCTGGTATTCGAGAATCCTCGGCTGGTGTTTGACCAGGGTTTCTCGATTCCGCTGTTTCGCAGGCGCTTTGTGCTCACCCGGGGGCAACTGCCGCCCGATGCCCTCAACCCCCTGCCGACTGGGCTCGGCATCGATGGCCGCGATCGCGACGGCTTCTATGTTGAAGCCCCATTGCCCCTCGACATCGCTGGCCCTCTAAATTTGACCATTGCGCCTCAGTTTCTGGTTTCGCGCTGGTTGGGCAACTCCAACTACAACCTGGCTGACCCGGCCAACTTTGGCCTGGTCGCCCAGATAAACGGCCCCCTCGGGCCTCGCACCCAGGTGTTGGGCGCGCTGAGTCTGTCAGGGCTTGACTTGGCCAATTTTAGCGAGCGCCTGCGCGCCAGCCTGCGCACCCAGCAGCTGTTGGGCACCCACCGCCTCAGCCTGGAGTACAGCTACCGCGATCGCCTCTTCAACGGTTCGCTGGGTTTCCAAGATGTGCAAAATACGATTGGAGCGCTGCTGGAGTCCCCGGTTGTCGCTTTGGGCAACAGCGGCATAAACCTCACCTATCAGACCTCAGCCCAGTACGTCACCGCCAATACCGATCGACCTGAACTCCTCGGCCCTGGAGCTGGTATTGGCCTGACCAGCCTGTTTCGATTTCAGGGCAGTGTCGGCCTCAGCCGCAACTTTGTCCTGTGGCGAGGACAACCCTTGCCTGCCACCGCCAGCGAGGGGCTGCGCTACTCCCCCAATCCACTGGTGCCCAGCCTGGGGCTGGGGGTTGGGGTGCGGGGCGGGATCACCTACTACACCAGCAACGATTTACAGGAATCCCTAGACACCAGCATTGGCATAGCCGGACAGTTTGGGCGTTTGCAGCGCAACTTTCTAGACTACACCCAGTTCAACATTGGCTATAGCCGCAGCGTCATCGGCGGCGATACCTCTCCCTTTTTGTTCGATCGCTCGGTCGATCAAAATGTGTTGACAGGGGGCATTGTGCAGCAGATTTACGGACCTTTTTTGGCAGGCTTTCAGACCGCCATCAATATTGACAGTGGCCGCACCATCGACACCAACCTGATTTTTGAATACCGTCGCCGCGCCTACGGCCTGCTGTTTACCTATAACCCTACCCAGGAGACCGGCTTCTTAGGGCTGCGGATTAGCGGCTTTGACTGGGAAGGGCGCACCGCCCCCTTCGATGCCGCTCCCGATACTCCCAGCGACGTGATTGTGCGGTAG
- a CDS encoding PEP-CTERM sorting domain-containing protein (PEP-CTERM proteins occur, often in large numbers, in the proteomes of bacteria that also encode an exosortase, a predicted intramembrane cysteine proteinase. The presence of a PEP-CTERM domain at a protein's C-terminus predicts cleavage within the sorting domain, followed by covalent anchoring to some some component of the (usually Gram-negative) cell surface. Many PEP-CTERM proteins exhibit an unusual sequence composition that includes large numbers of potential glycosylation sites. Expression of one such protein has been shown restore the ability of a bacterium to form floc, a type of biofilm.): MKYLTQFGLPLLSTLSIAAFSTAANAALLVGNTSGNNIVIFDEITGDFRGELIPDNGLLDSPDTFVYGPDGNLYISSGTTLENSAILRFTPKGEFIDVFASGNGLFRPYGVAFGPDNNLYVSSFLSDEILRYDGTTGAFIDVFARRQGIEPDGLNGPNGLLFGPDGRLYVTTQGSVAVEGIPVFGQPSIILSYDIATKAKTVFAEQPEPSPDSFGFVSFLGMAVDPLSGELLVSDFANGLRRYDFLTGTLLGELSTNYTSSVPSSSFIGSLTFAPNGDLFTVGFDIVSQIGSILKYDGLTKERFLLADANPELQRPIGILYAAQPVPEPFALGGLAIAAGGLMISRRRQ, from the coding sequence ATGAAGTATTTGACCCAGTTTGGCCTGCCGCTGCTCTCCACCCTTAGCATCGCAGCGTTTTCTACAGCGGCAAATGCAGCCCTGCTGGTCGGCAACACTTCGGGCAACAACATCGTCATTTTTGATGAAATTACCGGCGATTTTCGTGGAGAGCTGATTCCCGACAACGGCCTGCTGGACAGCCCCGATACCTTTGTGTACGGGCCTGACGGCAACCTCTACATCAGCAGCGGCACTACCCTCGAAAACTCCGCCATTCTGCGATTTACCCCCAAGGGGGAGTTTATCGATGTGTTTGCCTCCGGCAATGGCCTGTTTCGCCCCTACGGCGTAGCCTTTGGCCCCGACAACAATCTCTACGTCAGCAGCTTCTTGTCCGATGAGATTTTGCGCTACGACGGCACCACCGGGGCATTTATTGATGTGTTTGCCCGCCGCCAGGGAATAGAGCCGGACGGCCTCAACGGCCCTAACGGCCTACTCTTTGGCCCCGACGGTCGGCTGTACGTCACCACCCAGGGCAGCGTTGCGGTGGAGGGTATCCCAGTCTTTGGTCAGCCCAGCATCATTCTCAGCTACGACATCGCCACCAAAGCCAAGACGGTGTTTGCCGAGCAGCCAGAGCCCTCGCCCGACAGTTTTGGGTTTGTCAGCTTCTTGGGCATGGCGGTTGACCCCCTCAGCGGCGAACTGCTGGTGAGCGACTTTGCCAACGGCCTGCGCCGCTACGACTTTCTCACCGGCACGCTGCTGGGCGAACTCTCGACCAACTACACCAGCTCTGTGCCGAGCAGCAGCTTTATCGGCAGCCTCACCTTTGCCCCCAACGGCGACCTGTTTACCGTAGGGTTTGACATCGTCTCGCAGATTGGCTCCATTCTCAAGTACGACGGCTTGACCAAGGAGCGGTTTCTCTTAGCCGACGCCAACCCTGAGTTGCAGCGCCCGATTGGCATTCTCTATGCCGCGCAGCCGGTGCCCGAGCCCTTTGCCCTGGGGGGGCTGGCGATCGCAGCCGGTGGCCTGATGATCTCCCGCCGTCGCCAATAG